Part of the Henckelia pumila isolate YLH828 chromosome 2, ASM3356847v2, whole genome shotgun sequence genome is shown below.
ACGTCTCTCAAAAGATTAGCCAGAATTGCGAAAGAGAAAAACCCATAACACATCTGCAAGCAATGGCCGTGGAAGTGCGGAGAACCCTTCCACGCCAAGAATCGCCATGTTTCGGTATATTAAAGCGTAAGGGGCCTTGTAGTCTCCGTTTCCCCACGTCGAAGGCTTTGTAGAAAAGGAAGAACGAAAATGGAGCGACTATGCACCCGATGGCGGTGCCGATGCCTTGGCTAACGAGCATTGATCTTGGAGAGGTTAATGTGAGATGCCCTGTTTTGAAATCATGCATCAAGTCCGATGATATGGAAACGATGGACTTTATGAGTCCACACCCGATCAGTCCAGCAACAACACCATTGTTTTTCCCAGATAAAGCTGCTAGCACGAAAAGCGCGACTTTTCCGTAGTTATAGGCCATGTTCATATCGGTCAGACCAGCACCATAGGCGTTACAGAAGCTTAGAGATGGCGCAAGAACATAAGCAGCAAGAACATAATACCATTTGAGCTGAGGAAACATTATCGGGATCATGATTACGGAGATTACAGAGAAAAAGATGTATCCCACACATGCCATCCACAGAGGAATGCTCTCTCTTGTGAACACTTCATTCCGTTTCCGAATGTATACATATCGATTCTTGCTGTCCGAAACTGTAGTAATGGACCAAAATTAAATCAGATCATGGAGTGCTAAAACAGACGACAATATTCGACATTTCAAAATCACTTAAGACCACTGGCAATGATAGGAAACTTGTTGAAATGTGCATGTTCTCTTCAACAACTCGGCATAAGAATGTTGTCTTTTATCATTACAGGACTGGAAAAAAGAAAGGGTTGTGACTAAAATATGATGATTCACCTGATTTAAGATGATTCTCGTTGAATGTAGTGTACATGCTTTTAGTTGTAATAAACAATGTCTTGAGAAAATTGTAAAGACCGTCGCAGAGAATAAGGGCGATAGATATGAAAACCTACAGATGAACATGACACAATAATTTCGATGTTAATCAGAAGTGAGTGAAACCTGATAATAAATCACGAGTGCTTTAGAGTTTAGTCTTTACTTTGTAACCATTGAGACTCTTCATACTGCTTTCCTTGAGATTTTGAGGGAACCAATCTCCCTTCTTTTCACTTATCAGTGGCCACATGAGTCCCCAAGAAAGAACAGCTCCAAATAGCAATGACAAATTCACTAAATGGGAGCAAATCATTCCCGCTCCCACATAAGTCAAgctgaaatcaaagtaaaaTCTGCAGAGTTTAACATCTCATATCAGTTGTGATGGAAAATTTTCTTAAAGTTTCAAAGAACATGAGTCGAGTATGCACGTTTGTTTCCAAGCTCCCAATCCGAAAGTAGGGAAATTGATAAATCCACATTGTTCTCGCCGGCATAAAACCATTGGAAAAAACACCATATGAAACTAAGCGAGAAGAACTTCATGAACCCACGAACCTGATTCCTGATAAACGAAGAGTACAAAGCGGTACACATGTTAGTTTTGTTACGACTTCCAAGCTTGAAAATGTATAGATTCATTATAGCTAGAACAAACACCCACTTCGCCATATTGTCTCCTTTACTAGTGTGAAATCCGTTGATGAGTACAGCAGTTGCAGTTCCACTTGGATAAGGTAAGTTATAATCTATAATCATTATCTGCGGAATGGAAACCAGAATACTGACTGTCAAAATCACAATTCACAGGGATTTTCGAGTCAAAATAAGGCGCCCTATGTAATTTCAAACAGAACAAACACACTCGAATTCAAGCTTCGAACCAATAACATAAAAGGTACCTTTCTCAGAGGAACCAAGGCCAAAAGCCCCACAAAGCTTACAACGAAAAGAAAACCGATCATCCAGTCGAGTCCCGGTTCTTTATAGCTTCCGGGTGAATTCCCCTCTGTATCAACTCCCACCTGCTCATATGTCCTCTTACTTAATCCCAAAAGATAAGAACCAAAGCCACCTAATACACCACACCCGACCAAGAAATCAAACAAATGAACAAACCACGGGAACTGACACATTCAAGAAAGCATTTTCAAAATCTTGAAACTTCCCAACCTCCAACAGCGATGCTATAGCAAGCAACAGCACAGGTTTGAATAATAGTATTTTCTTGTTTAGTGAAGGGAGCTGCCACAAAATTGGCCTTCTGAAGAAGTTTCGTCCATGTTCTCACGAACACAAATGCAAGAAAAGCAGCTGATACATTGAGATTTGGGACAAGCCCGGTCTTGAGATTGAGCTTCATGACTATGATACTATAAAGTATTCCAATGATTAAACTCGCAACTATTCCTCGGATTGTAATCTGCTTGGTCCAGGGGGGCATTCTCCTCATTTCCTCCTCCTGGTTTCTTAGTTCTTCTACATCTTCCCCTTCAATTTCAATCATTCCTCCATTTTCATTGGTTCCCAATTCCAAGAACCACTAACCCTGCTAATAGAACAATAATCACTTCAATGATCCCACCATCAAGATTAAGCTTTTCGCGGGATAAACAAGTAAAGTAATCTCATACAGAGTTTATATCAAACAGAGGAATTGCCTCACCTTCCAAGAGACCAGAGAATCCAAAAATAGCTAACTGATCAATAGacaaaatctatatatataaaaaaaagccCCAGTTGATGTTTTCCCCAGGTTCTTGGATAAGAAATCAAAGGCAATTAAATTGTGCTTAGCAACTCCTCGAATTTAAAGAAGACGCTTTGAAAAATCCAAGAAAGTCATGAGAAACTATTCCATTGGCGAATCCCAGATTCATTTATGGTGATTCTTCCACATGTCCATTTCACTCTCGTTGACTCTCTTTTTCACTGTGGCGTGATCGAAAGACaaacaacacacacacacactcttTTTCACTATgcttctcttttttttcttcttttacaATTGAAAATGATCTACGTAACAAGCAAATCAGCATACTAGAGAGTAGAGATTCCAAATATTACATTagtgatattttatttttaacattGTTGATCTTTCTGTTATCTATTTTGTATGaccaaatattattattttttaccaaaaattatattAGAGGATAACAATATGactcaaatttttaaaatcatataatatttcaataaaatataTTGAATCATAATATGATGCGATTGTGTACGTACTAATTTCAACACAAATTTGGAATAATCGGTGGCTCTTCATCTGCAGAATGTCCACTTCTTTTTCTTCCTTGCTATATTTGCGTTGTCTTCAAGCACAAAAATAAGAAATAGATATGGTTTCTAGACCCCTCTTTTGAATATTGAAAAAACTTTTCTTTATCCAAAATCCAAATATAAAATTGAttctattattaatttaaaggtTAATTACTTGATTTGcttctatttttttattctaaaaAGATAATACAAAAGAAAccatgttttataattttttttttaaatcagcTGTATCAATACCAaaactaggggtgcaaacgaaccgaatcgagccgaataatggtaaaattttaaggctcgaattcggctcgataagagtatattcgagttcgagctcgattcgaagttcgataatttcaaatattttggctcaagttcggctcgaaatgaagtttgagttcgagttcggttcgaaatattcgaacctattcgtgaaatattcggatattatggttcgaaagtTCGAAATGtttggaaaatttttaaaatatatatatttattatataattatattatattaattaaatattaaggctcgcgaactattcgcgaactatcgaacagagtaatttcgcctcgagtttggctcgaaaaaaaattcgaacatattcgaattcggctcgagttcgataagctcgaatacaaatcaaatatttatcgagcgggctcaTAAGGCTGACGAATAAGTTCACTTCGTTTGCAACTCTACCCAAAACCATCTCTTTTCTCTTTGGCTATATGCATGCTGGAAACATTATGGTGGAATTTTCTTTGTTGTTCCTAAAGTAATTGTCTCTATTCTCCagtaatttcttttttttttctctccgTCAATACCCCTCTTATATTTATAAAGTTTTTctcaattatttttagagacAACAAACACTActttaataaatcaaaatatataaacTAGAGTTGTTTGCGAGAGAGTGTCCAAGTTGATAGAGTAGGTAAACACTTGATCAATAGTCAGATCTTCGTTTCCTTCAACCAATAATTTCCTGGATTATTATGTTGCACTTGCACAGGGATCGATTTTATGCACGGTGCAGTTTATCTGACTATCGTGATTTACATGCTATAGCAACTGCGGGTTCTAACGTTACTAAAAAAAAAGGATATACAAAATAGAGTTTCTCTAACTTTTCATCGAATcaaaatctttcgattcaaacaCATTTGAAAATTAAAACCTGATTATACCaaaccaaaatttcaaattaatttagtTCGATCGGTTAATTCAGTTTGTTAATCCTCGAACACACCGATACAACCAAAAAGCAATCACGAGTATGCAATATAATAAGGctccgtttggtttgagtgatatgataaataatatatagctaaataatataatgtaataaaaaataaataagaaatgatagtgaatatagtatttgatttgatttatagattatagtttatttgatttgattgattgaattatatataaaattattttttgtatttttaacaataaataaaatttgaataatattatttatagaagataatttaataatttaaattcaataattcaattgatgtaaaataaataaataataaataaataatatgacaacaATAAAATAGATtggataagaaaaaaaaaaggcaatttgctcaaaaatcctcaaatgcaaacatgttttgttttgagCTTCCTAGTCATAAAATATGGTATAACATCATACATCATATGATACAAaactatataaaatataatacaaattaacaaaaattgcgataaaaaaaaatagctaGAGCGCATAGCGCAAAACATTCAGCAATTTGCCGGAATAATTTCACCTGTAATTTCTTCTTTAATTAATACGAAAACAAGTTTCCGAATTCCGATAGTTGAAATTAATCAAGGTATTTTGGTGGAAAAAATAATCTGCTGGCTTTGGACTTCGAGTAATTTCCTCTCTCCATCGCATTTCTCATCGTCGATCGTTGTCAATCACCTGCGATCTTCTTCAAAAACCTCTTACATATTCTTACAAGTAAGTTACTACGCATGGTTGATTTTGTTTTCAGTCGAATTGTTTGGTGAATGGATTTGAAATCGAAAGAGCTGATCGTTTAGGGTTTTTAAAGTCGCAATTTCTGTTATCATTTCACGCCAGATATTGCATTTTCAGCTCATATTGTGGTCTCAATATTTTTGTTGGATTAGATCTTTCGTAATTGTTCATATGAAGTAATAATCGGAGCTTGTCTGGTCGATCCAATATGTTGCAGGTGTTACGGACAGGTGTTTGAATTGGGTCAGCCGTCAGGGTTTAAATCTCAGCTATGGTTAATCGTCAAAACCTACTAGAATGAATTTTTTTGagggtttttttatttttaccgtgTTAATTGTTGCATTATATGTCCGCAGAATTACATAATTGGAGCTTTTAAGCCAGCATGCCACATTTCCGTTGTGTTTTCAGATGGGAAATCCCGAAAGCAGGTTCTATTTATTTGTTTGATCAAATAGTTGAACCTTTTTGTAATTCTTTTGTGGGATTAACACACCAATTCACCTAGATTGAATCACCCTGGAATGTCATTtcagttttcttttttttaaaaaaaattatttggtagTTTGTTTCTATAAGTGTTCATTATGTCTCGTCACCCTCTACACGGGGATTTgtttttcacattattttacgAGACAATGGATATTTGTAGCAGCGGATGCCATAATGTCCCGTTAATATGCCTGCTTcttgtttttattcaaaaaatagtTATGTTGTTTTTTGCAAAGATATTTGGTTGCTAACTTGCTGTATTTATTTGAGATCTACCTTTCTAGTTTTTATTGCTTATTCTCAAACTTGCATTTTCCTTccattttagttttataatttGTATAATATAATAGGTCCCTTTGAAGAAAGAAAATGGACAAACTATTATGGTACCTCTCTTTCAAAGTCAAGAGAACATCACTGGCCAGGTTTTGCTGTGTTTTGTCGTTGATATTATTGTTCATATGTCTAGAAGTTTTTGTTAAGTTTTGTATACGAAAAAAGACTGTTTAGCCATGCATATCTGTGCACTGCTCTGCAGATATCAGTTGAACCATTGTCGGGGAAGAAGGTTGAACACAATGGAATCAAAGTTGAGCTTCTTGGTCAGATAGGTATTTCTCTGCTCATATGTTGTGCACTTAATGCAGCAGCTATAGAGTTGGCTTTACTTCTATTatgtgtttggatttctgaCTTGTATTACATagttactacttgaaatataactTTAGAATATATGGGCATACATTATCAAAGCATATAGAAAGATTGAATTAAGCACGTGCTGATTCTTCATACTGGATATTATTCACACCATCCCTTTTTCTCTTGTTGCAGTTTCTGACTATTGATTTCCTTTGCAGAAATGTACTTTGACAAAGGCAACTTCTATGATTTCACATCGTTGGGTATGTATAAATTTAACTATGTGCTGCATTcccaattttttaatttataacacCTACCAACTTTTTTTGCTTCGCCAACATGCAATGGTTTGCGGTGATCAATTAATTTTCTCTATTATTTGCTATAAAAGCCCATTTAGAACACTTAGCACACTGCAGCTTCATGGCATAATTTCCCATTCTCATAAGGATTATCCTCTTGACAATAGTTCTGATATGCCTTCTTCTTTTCCTCTAGTTCGTGAACTGGATGTTCCTGGAGAAATATATGAGCGGAAAACATTTCCTTTTGAATTTTCGACTGTAGAGATGCCCTACGAGTCTTATAACGGGGTTAATGTGCGGCTTAGGTGAGTTACTAATTTCGTATTAAATAGTTTCTTATGGCATGTTACTCATGTTATTACAAATCAATTGCATAATTTCCATGGTTTCTCTTCCTGTTGGGGGAAGTGTAAAATGTGCTTTTGGTATTTACAATACGAGCTCCGTGAAGTTAGATTCATTTAGTTTAATGGCAGTGGGACATTTGTCTGTTTATCATGTTGTGAGTATCCTTCGAAAAATTTTACTGCTGATGTGAAGTTCATAGAAAACTGTCACCGTTACATTTTCTACATGCATTAACAATATACCATTATCTTTTTACTGTATAACATGTTTCTAGTTTTAGATATTAAATCGTAGCCTAACTTTAGAGATTTCTATGCTTTTAGGTATGTCCTCAAAGTGACCATAAGTCGGGGCTATGCTGGTAGCATCGTGGAATACCAGGACTTTGTGGTAACATTAAAACTCTCTTGATTTATGAAGAAACATCAACACTGTCCACAAAAAATTTTCTGATGTTGAAGGGAATGCATCGATGTCCGCATTTCTCTCGAgtcttgttttatttttataatttatggAGATGCAATCTGCCGTGTGAAATAATTATCAAGGTTGAGGCTGTTGCCTGGTTATTTTGTAATGACCTTAGTCTGTGAAGACGCCGACGAACCAAAGACGCAAAATTATATGAATATGTTTGTCATTTCAACGCCGACGACTTTATCCCAACTTGCCGATAAAACGACAGTCTTGATGCACGAAAGACTGATTCTCACACAGTCACACCTCTTGAATTGTTAGATGGTTTAAATTCTTCACTGCTTGTTGCTGCATGAAAGACTGATTCTCACACAGTCACATCTCATGTAACTGTTAGACGCATTAAATTTTTCACTGCTTGTTGCCTCTATACCTTgaagataattaaaatacatttcGGTTTTGGCCACTCATGCACCCCTGGCTTACTAATAGTTTTTACCATCTTATAATCACATTGAAGGAGCCATTATGGCAGGAATCAGTCTTCAAATTTTCCTGTTTTCCTTCTGTGATCCATGTGTTGGGCTTTTCTTTTTTGTTGGTGCTCATAAGTCATAACTCTTAAGTGTTTGCCCCTTGTAAGCTTTTTAACTGCTGAAATATTCCCAATCACTTAATTTGGTCTTCTGTTTTCTATGGATCAGGTTCGGAACTATAGCCCTCTTCCATCTATCAATAATAGTATCAAGGTATTGTTCTTTACAGTAATTTTTATTCCATGGGTGTTCCATCTGAGGGTTATATAAGTATTCCATGGGTGTGCCACCTTGTGATTTTTGATGCATCTATGCAAGGTATCACTAGAATATGTTATCTTAACATGTGATCTTCTATATGTAGATGGAAGTTGGAATCGAAGATTGTCTTCATATCGAGTTTGAGTACAATAAGAGCAAGTGAGTTACAAATCATGTTATGACCTTTAACTTCAATTACGTATCTCATTCAAAATTATTACACTTCTGAATTCtggtataaataaatatgcatttGAATGACGTTTGTGGTATGTTAATGGACTGTTACTTgaaattttaaatgtctaggtatcatcttaaagatgtcATCCTCGGAAAAATATACTTCCTTCTTGTGAGAATCAAGATAAAAAACATGGATCTTGAGATTAGACGCCGAGAATCAACAGGATCAGGGACAAACACCCACGTAGAAACAGAGACACTAGCCAAGTTTGAACTGATGGATGGTACTCCAGTCAGAGGTATAAAAAGATGCGTTACTTTGCAATCCATGCTTATACAAATTGGTTGATAAAGAGTAGCCGGCTAACCGGACATGTACCTCCCTTTTTAGGTCCTTAAATTAGATACCTTTTTGAAGTTCACAACCTGTaatgattttgacaaataaGATGATTTACATCTTCAACACTAATTTGACAGGTGAATCAATTCCAGTCAGATTGTTCCTAAGCCCGTATGAGCTAACTCCTACGTATCGAAACATCAACAACAAATTTAGTGTGAAGTACTATTTGAACCTAGTTCTTGTTGATGAAGAGGACCGTCGGTACTTCAAGCAACAAGAGATTACAATGTACCGGCTCGAAAAATCATCTTGATTCAACTTATGAATGCGTGGACATATATCACCTCCTGGCATTTTATTGATTTTACCATCTGAAGTTCGCTTGTAAGACTAAGATCTCAGTTTTTTGATAGAACGAGGACACTCTTCCGTTAGTATTTATTATACGTTGGTGTCATCTCTGCTGCTGAACACATTCTTTGTACAGTTTGAACATTGTGTACATGTGCCGTGTAGTGACTTTTGGCCTATGTTTTTGCAAGATTTTGGATGCTTAAACCTGTCTGTTGGAAGGTAATGAATGACTCGTATGAcgaataatttttgaatttactTCGAAAATGCTTTTCATTTATCTAGATGTGTGAAATACCATTTGGATCGATCTTCACATTCTATTTGTTTAGATGAATGAATATGGGCAACGGAATGTGCCCAATGTGGATAGAATTACGTGCCAATCTGATTGTCCATGTCTTGTTATCTCTTCAGATTTCTCCTTACCGAACGTGCATTGCACCCACAGCCACTCAACATGTagtgatcaaaataataatttagcacGTAATTATTTCTCCTTATTTAGTTTGTTATTATACATCCCAAGAATTTCTTAAAAAGCAAGAAAATTGTTGCATTGGCAATTTTAGTTGGATGGTCTTCACATGGAATTATTCACTATCAAGCTCACTATCACTAGCACCTTTTTCTGATAAAATTTAGAACTCGATCCATGTGCAATTTCCTCATATATCCCTCAAAATTGACTGCTCTTACACTTAAATGTTTTAAATGTGATGTGTTTGACATAACTATCCTTCAATTTTGATCAATACGAACACCTTTCTTGTATttcttaaaatatatatttgaaatgcGGACAAGAAAGAGTCATCCCATTTGGGTCGAAAGAACATTGacttacatttaaaataaacaaataaataaaacttgTAGACACATAGCAACCAAATCCGATTATTTATAAGCCATATTTGTAGTACAACGACTCAATCGCCTGAAATGAATCAAGATCGATCCTTCTATGGattgaataattttttaaacGCCAACATTCAATTATAATCAATAAACATTTCTATTCTAGATCGCTGCAAGTGCGCATATGTAATCTAGATAAATGCTTTTAAGTTTGACTCAAGGTTTTTCTAAGACATGTACTATGCATGATGAATAATTTAATCCATTTGCTCCAATAAACTAGATATTGATTCCAACGTAGTTTTAGGGAGAAAAAGCATCTGTTTGAAGCTTCAAATCGACACGAAAACAAAGCGACCCTTCTACGAGCTAAACAAAACGACTATATATTTAATGCAAACATATCATCCCCATATCTTCCCTTAATCTGAAACCGAAAAACGAATCGAAATCTAAAATAATCTTATTTTATAGTTACCAAAGGTTATGGGTACATgtcaaactttgaaaaaaaaaaaaaaaagaattgatGAGCCAAATGTAGCAAAATATGGGCACAAGTTCTTGGGAATTAGGTCTCCGAATATGTCATGCTACATCTTCCTATGTCAATCCCATGTGACATTTGCTAAGCCAATTAAATGAAATTCACCCATTCTCATTTTCCAAGCATAGCTGTTATTATTGTATTCGCCATAATACGAGATGATCTGAAAAATAATGTTGGTCAAACATTATTGTTAAACTGTCatctttcttaatttttatttatttattttaaaaaataaccttCAAGTATGTATGAAACAACCaaacatatattaaatattGAGAAAATTATGTTTCAAATTCATAGTCAAAACAAATGTTATTTTGTTAAATTCTTGAGTAATGTTATATGTACAACAAAATTTGTACAATAATTTTTACATCATACAAAATTTAATACacaaatttaatttatcaaatctcatAATACATTGATTGCAAAATCTAATATTATAATATCAAAATCTCAGGAGATTACAGCAAAATATCACGATATAATAAATATCGTTATACGATATATTGATTGTAACTTTGGTAGTATTCTAAATTCTTTTAGCGAGCAACAGAACCCCGCATAAGTTTAGTTTAATATGGATCGATTTGAAGTTAGAAATTTCAAATTTACAAGTTTATTTAGATAAATACGTACAACACTAGATTttaaattcacaattaattaattaattaattttttttaaaaatatttgtaactTGGAATCCTTCGAATCAAACCCAAGCACAACCCGCCAAGTAACGTCCTACGGTTGAAATCCAACGGCTGATATTAACAGATGGCGAAATCCACGTCCCACAAGCTCCCCAATCCTTCTTCAAAGATCCGTTTGTAACCCGCTAAAAATCGAAACAGATCCAATGATCCGGAACCCGCCACGTGTCGCAATCCCGGTAAACGTACATGATCGATCGAACAAAAATAAAGATCACGCAACTCTCACAGCATAAACAAAACCGCgtcttctctctctctctcgccAGCAAATTACACACACGAAACACACTCTGCTGTGTGTTTGTGATATGTATACATTTTCTTCGTAGGCACTCTTTCGTCTCCATTGTTTCTGTGTTGGAGGAAATATGGAGTTGttttattatttggtttttGGGGCGGTGGGAGCTGTGGTTGCTGCATTGGAGCTGAGTAAGAGTAGCAAAGATCGGATCAATACCTCAGCtgctttcaattctttcaagaaCAATTACGTGCTTGTTTACTCGATTATGATGGGTATGATGAAATTATAACGAAACCTGCGATCTGTTGAATAATTGAATTTGATGTAATCTCATCGTGTGCGTACGTTTTTATTTGATCTAA
Proteins encoded:
- the LOC140881102 gene encoding vacuolar protein sorting-associated protein 26B, with translation MNYIIGAFKPACHISVVFSDGKSRKQVPLKKENGQTIMVPLFQSQENITGQISVEPLSGKKVEHNGIKVELLGQIEMYFDKGNFYDFTSLVRELDVPGEIYERKTFPFEFSTVEMPYESYNGVNVRLRYVLKVTISRGYAGSIVEYQDFVVRNYSPLPSINNSIKMEVGIEDCLHIEFEYNKSKYHLKDVILGKIYFLLVRIKIKNMDLEIRRRESTGSGTNTHVETETLAKFELMDGTPVRGESIPVRLFLSPYELTPTYRNINNKFSVKYYLNLVLVDEEDRRYFKQQEITMYRLEKSS